CCTGTATGGGCACTTCAAATGTGTAGTCGAGTTGAGTTGTTGTACACATTTTTCAAGTACTGATGAAGATAACTGACATTTTTCATGCTGACTTTCATATTATTAATTAGTTGTAGGTGTGCTGTGCCATTTTGCAACAAAATTCCATAGAACAGATACACTAACTTTTTCCCTTCTGATCAGTCAAGGGGAACTCCACTGATTTACAACAATAAAATCTCTTCAGAAGTGCTGGgaagtactactactactactactgagAAACAAGCTGTATAAGGCCTGctgtggctccagagggagcgTCATGAAATCCAATAAATTCCCTGAGGAGACAGGGTGGCATTttgggtaatgtaggcaccaAGTTTTGAAAATGGAGGAGAATTTGTAGAATAAGAAAGTGAAAGACATACAGTGTCTGTGATTCTGCTGCATTGATTTGaggttctttgttttttttttatatatgtcaaTCATGAATCCAGCAGGAGAAGTGCAACTGTAAGTGTGGGATACTCCTTTTAAaccaactaaaaaaaaacactcaaggtttttcttctttgtagtACGACTTTATGCTCCCTCATAATATTGCATTAAAAAGACTGACAATAGCAATACAATGAGGCAATCCTGAATGAtcaagagtgaaaacaaaaaaggtaatAATCAACAGAGAATAACAGGAATCTGTTTCCCTGGTAACACACCATCCATCGAAGCAGATGGCTTTGACCACAAAATGTCACTCAACAAGTAATCCCCATCTGACCCGCAGCTCTGCTTGAAACTGAAAACCTGCAGACAATGTTCATTACAATAGCTTGCATTGTTATAGTGCTGAGCTGATTTCAATAAGACATACAAAACAGATTTATGGATGGCAGTGAAATAACTGGACAacagtatattttttaagttAGCACGTTTGAAACCCCAACTGAGCACTGAAAGAAAATCCGACCGACTTTTTTAGTGAGTATAGTTTGAatatgtttgaaaataaaaagttggcACTGAATATAATACCAGTTGAACAGCAATGCCAGTATATAAGTTTAATagattaataattaattatttcactACATGTAAAAACAGTCTCACTCTCAGCACAGCATTACAATCAAGTGTTATAGAAAGCAGGTTTTTACACTATTGAGTAAATCCAAAGAAGTCACAGACTTCTAAGAGTTTAAAACAGCAATGTTGCATTCAAATGGCAGAAGCTGGATTCAGGATGTATCACACACCTCCAACTGCATTGTCCAAATAAattcaacaacataaaaatacttCATGGTGTCACAACATACTGCAATCAAATGTATATCAAATTCAAACTCCCTGCAAAAGGTCAAGTGTTAGAGATATCAACCCTAACTTTGAGTGGTGCAATTCAGACTGGCCTTTAAATAACAATCAAACCATATGACGATACTAACTTTACTTTTAAGGATTAAGATTATTTTCTTCAATGGTTTGACTGTTAAAACCTAACTAAAACAACACACCTgtatcacatttttaaatttgttagTCTATCgacctttttctttctcacacacctACCACACAGCtaatatacatacacaaatacagatgCAAATCGGTATAAACACCCTCTCCATTACACCGGTTTCCCCACAGAGTTGTCTCTGGAATATCGCTTGCTGGCTGTAAAATTCTCCCAATgcatgaggaaaaaacaaaacaaaacaaaaatcgaacaaacaaaaaaaaaatgtctttcctcACTTTGTAGCATGACATTCCTTCCTTTCAGCATCGGTTTCCCCTGAGTAACTGCCTACAGGTCTTTCTTGACCTCTGGCCGAGTCTCTTCTGTCTTGCTGGGCTCTTTTTGGTTGGGACTCAGCAGCTGTAGCAGGTCATGCAGGGCTTTTCTGAGCTGAGCACCAAACTTACGGGCATCCTGGAAGGGAAACACAAGAAAtactgagcaaaaaaaaaaaggaggttGTACTGAATGTCACCTTTTTAACACTCAAAGCTTATGTTCGTGTTCTTGAGTGAAGCTTCAAACGTCTGTTGTCATATTTCACCATCAACATCTTCaccctaaaaaaaaacaaccctccATCCAAATAAAGTGATTTATCAGCTTAAATGGAGCACCAAGAAAATACGACCTTAAGAATTTACTATAATAGTGCTACAAGAATAGTGGTATCTCCTTCAAAGaaacatgtgtgtgcttgtgcagtGTGTGGTTAAGCTAGATtagattaattttttttaactctcaaACACTCACATCAGTATTTGCCTCAAGAATCCAGCATCAGTCTGGCTAAATGTTCAGTTTAAGTGATGCTACATTTTTCCTACAACACAACTCTAAAAAGGACTGAAACAATAAATAGACTTTTAAGGACAAAAAAGTAATGGAcagcataaaaagaaaaagtcagtcCAGATACAGTAATTCCTGCCCAGAGTTGAGGAGTTTATTTTCTGCCCTTTTCCTATGCAGCAtcaaattatttcattaaaactCACGGTGTCTGGACATGAGTGCTTGCACGAGATGTGGAAGTTAATCACGTTCTCTCCCAAAATGCTGTAGGACACCCCATAACCGTCATCAGACACCTGGAAGAgatacacaaaatatttatacTCATGGCTGCTCAGTGACTATGAGAACAAAAAGCCactttcaaagaaaaagaacCTGTGTTGTAAAGGCAAGAAAtacttcaaaacaaacaacaaaactattAGTTTATGTACTTCTGCAGTGTCAAAACTACAAACTAGAATTTTAAGAAATTTCCTCAAAGCTTTCCTAGGATATCACATTCGCATGAATAACAGACAGATGGGCAGACAAAGAGTGAAACTAACAGAGTGAATGAGGACCCACTACAGTAAAAGCTACTGTATGgcataaaatgcaaatgtagttacatttaaaaaaaaaaaaaaagtagagtTACATCATATAATGGCAAAATAAGGGTGTTTATTTCAGGTTTCCAGCTTATCCATAACATGAACAGCTTAATGAGAGGCTGACTGAAACACTGACCGGTCCAAAGCCCCCTCCACAGGAGAGATACTCTGGGTGGTTGACTACGTCAAACAGCTCCGGCAGCTGGAATGGAGTCTGACTTGTGGACAGCCGCCAGGGCTCAGACAGCACCTGAAACACCCACAAGAGGCCATTGTATCAGTTCgctgatgttgctgctgtagAGACTAAACTGCACAGTAtgataaataaagtgaaaaaagaagGATTTAAACCTCTTTCAAGAAAGGAGACTCCACTCCGAGGTATTTGGATACCACGTAGAGGCAAAAGAGGTGTCTGTCGATTCCAGCACCGGTCATAGCCATGCGGTATAGTTGTTGGtgcttttctgttgctgtgcGGAACAAACGCCTGCACACATCTGCTGCCTGTTGGAGAATTGCATGAGCGGCATGACTGCTTGATGTAGCACACATTAAAAATAGCCACTAGATGATTTATGCAAGGAAAATAACAATTAGACATAATCATTTGCAATGCAAATTCAATTTGATCAGAGCACTCTCAATCATCCTCTTCTGAGTTACTATTTATATACTTCACCAAAAAATGACCTCAAGCGCTGCgcagaaatgatgaaaatcaaGAGACGGTTCCAGCAATCTCACCTCTCCACCCTCCAGCGCTCGGATGAAGGCACAGCTCTCATTGGTGCAGGAGCGAACGGTCTCGGTCCTGCCCTCCCTGAACAGACGGGTCATCGAGGCTTCGTATGTAAGACAGAACGTCCTTCGGTTCTggaacacagagacaaaactcACATGCAACAGATAATATTGACAGTCACAAGTTCAGTGTACAAACATCCAATGTAGTGCAGAGTGTACAGCCAAACCAACAGATGGACTGCCTTTGTGTTGATCATGTTGGTGTATCCATGTATATAAAGTATAACCACATACGGTGTGTTCTACTTCAGGGGGAGGCTTACCCTGTAGTAGGTCAACTGAAGAGCCATCTGAATGAAGGCATCTGGACTGACTCGACACTTCTTGATCTTTAGTTTGCCAAAGTCTTGGAAGGCAAACACGTGGAGCTCCACATCGTCAGCCAGGGCCTGGGCAACTGCCAGAGACTGGGAAATCTGCTCctcacactgaaacaacacatcCAAACGTCAGTCGGACTGAGATACCTATAACCACTGCACTGTGGTTTCAAAAGAATAAGTTTTTACATGTTTCAACTGAATTGACTCTTGTCTCTTGAATCTAGgaagtgattttaaaaatgaacacagtggTTAAAATAATCCAAATACAATGTATTGGTAGTGTGCTCAGAACTTAAATGAATAATCTAATACAGATTATCAGGTGCTGGAAAGTGTATCTTTTAGACCTTTGAACGGAGCCAAGCCACttgtttcctcctgcttccagtctttatgctaagctaggctaactgcTGATCTTCTCATTTAATTCTCACACCAACACCAagaaacatatttaaaaaaaatgttgaaccACTTGTGATCTTATAGTTTCAGTATGAGCATAATGTGACTTATGATAGCTAAAGGAAAGctaaagaaaatgtgtgaatgaataaCTAACTTCTGGCGGAATTTCCCAGTTCAGCTTCTGTGGTCGTGGTAATGATGAATCCACTTCTCCTTTGCAGTGACCCTCTGCATTGTAACCGAGCTGGAAACAGTCGGTGGCCAACATGTACTACAAACATATAATAATTATGTGTTATCCGAAGTGGTGGCCCCATTACAAGACAAGTTAACAACAACAGTATGTACCCTACTTTTCTTTCATACTCCTTACCTCCCATAAGTGTGATACAACTGGCCCATCAGCCCACGAGTGCTCTGCATTTATGCCATTCTTGCCATTCTTGTAGTAAACAACAGAGAAGGACTTGTCAAACCACCTGCATGACAACGAGACAATGACTGAAGGCTGTATGGAAATTACAACAATtcagcaacaaaacattttcatactaCACTTATTATACTCTTGCTCACATGACAGTGATCAGTTTTGTGTAAAAATTACCTGTCGTAACATTTCCCATGCAGCAAGGATTTGGCGTAGCGATCTAAACTACCTGCTGGGTCATCTCCCATCATGCCCTGTTCATCATCATCCAGGGTCACAAAGAAGGCAGCTTTTTCAATGCAGTCCAGAGAGCGTTTATTGACCCCACTGCTGAAATACTTCATCCTGGCTTTAGCCCAAGGGATTCTGGGAAACATTTCAGAGGGAAGCGATGAATGTGCTGTGTAGTCCACGCGATTTAAGCAATGGTGACTTGTCAAACTGACCTGTCTCCAGCGGTCAGGGCTCCCAGTTTTGCCTCTCCTGTGGAAGGAGGTGAAGCGTCGTCAAGGATCCTCTGAATTTGGAATTCAATCTCCCTGGGGCACAGGAGTCTGCCTGCGTGGTACACCCTAAGACGAAAGTAGCGACCCCTGTGGTACACTGCTACATAGTCACTGTCCTGCCAATGCTGCACAGtatcttcacacacaaaagaaagaggaaaaaagaggggaaCGTATTATTATTTAGTCAAAAACCATGTCATGGACACACAAATATCAGAATGCTGTGCTTAAATTGTGGATTCCTGTCTGCCTTGTGCTGAAGTTGGTTCAAAACCTGTCTGCAGAGCGAACCAGCAACAGTATTACTGCCCTCTACAAACACTGATTAGATCTTCTTTACTGACACAAACAACTGAGCATCTTTTTCAAGGATAAAATGTTACATGGATTGACATGAAAGAAATGTTGTGTCACTCTACTCTCCAAGGGATAGTTTAAGGTTCACCTAACCTACCGTGTGCTTCCAAGATGACTTAAAGCCTACTTTacaaatgaaggaaagaagACATACTACAGGAGGCATAACTGAGTAAAGatgaatttgtgtttattttcattgtgaCTAATTTGAAATTGCTGCCCGAGTGACTATTAAGATTTTGACGcatttactgtatatgtgaCAGGGATGTATCTTCATTTCTAATTATACATAGTAAAACAT
The Scatophagus argus isolate fScaArg1 chromosome 21, fScaArg1.pri, whole genome shotgun sequence genome window above contains:
- the LOC124052883 gene encoding carnitine O-palmitoyltransferase 1, liver isoform-like; amino-acid sequence: MAEAHQAVAFQFTVTLEGIDVQLSHQALTEIYLSGVRSWKKRIIRLKNSVITGAYPASPSSWLFVVIAILATMYTRSDPSMGLIAKIQEHLPVSQSMSTQCQALVSAVLFSTMLWLLLIFTMRLCLKQLLSYHRWIFEQHGKMSNTTKVWVALVRIFSGRKPLLYSYQGSLPNLPVPAIKETVKRVLESVRPLLDDTQYERMTKLGAEFESSLGNRLQWYLKLKALWAANYVTDWWEEYVYLRGRSPIMVNSNYYGMDFLYVTPTPIQAARAGNNIYAFFLYRRKLNKEEIKPSRIPGTVIPLCAAQCERIFNTTRTPGEETDTVQHWQDSDYVAVYHRGRYFRLRVYHAGRLLCPREIEFQIQRILDDASPPSTGEAKLGALTAGDRIPWAKARMKYFSSGVNKRSLDCIEKAAFFVTLDDDEQGMMGDDPAGSLDRYAKSLLHGKCYDRWFDKSFSVVYYKNGKNGINAEHSWADGPVVSHLWEYMLATDCFQLGYNAEGHCKGEVDSSLPRPQKLNWEIPPECEEQISQSLAVAQALADDVELHVFAFQDFGKLKIKKCRVSPDAFIQMALQLTYYRNRRTFCLTYEASMTRLFREGRTETVRSCTNESCAFIRALEGGEAADVCRRLFRTATEKHQQLYRMAMTGAGIDRHLFCLYVVSKYLGVESPFLKEVLSEPWRLSTSQTPFQLPELFDVVNHPEYLSCGGGFGPVSDDGYGVSYSILGENVINFHISCKHSCPDTDARKFGAQLRKALHDLLQLLSPNQKEPSKTEETRPEVKKDL